The following coding sequences are from one Collimonas arenae window:
- a CDS encoding DEAD/DEAH box helicase has protein sequence MTKLIGDRHPLDIAYAEVPEENADAPWVRPAKPDVKLNGIMPKAVKATIAAQLFIEKAGLPQSLMNRLIRIAAFQNPDFYKLQATLRSTWNTPRIISRAENHEKFLSLPRGCLSDVEALLTVNKIELRLDDERSIGRPMSAKFLGVLRPDQQEALEAVTKHDFGMLIAPTAFGKTVTAAAVIAKRKVSTLVIVHRADLMRQWQERLSSFVGLDEQKIGLIGAGKKKPTGLLDIAVIQSLARREDLPELLSQYGQVIIDEAHHLTAETFEAVLKQASSRYVLGLSATPVRSNGHHPIIFMQSGPVRHIAKRPAHVPDQLTVRVRHLPTPSIPSHASIQEVIRLLAEDDDRNAHIVADAISALKNGRKVLLLTKRTEHLDLLHAHLLNVEYPCFMLHGRMKVKERKAIVKALAELPEGVPHILLASAQLVGEGFDHAPLDTLILTLPISWAGTLQQYAGRLHRDHANKTDILIYDYVELDHPQLYRMWEKRQRGYRAMGYRVDSDQQQFRLGPL, from the coding sequence ATGACAAAACTGATTGGGGACCGCCATCCGCTCGACATCGCCTACGCCGAAGTGCCGGAAGAGAATGCCGATGCGCCTTGGGTACGACCCGCCAAACCGGATGTCAAACTCAACGGCATCATGCCGAAAGCAGTAAAAGCGACGATCGCGGCCCAATTGTTCATCGAGAAAGCTGGTCTGCCTCAATCACTGATGAATCGGCTTATCCGCATTGCGGCATTCCAAAATCCAGATTTCTACAAGCTTCAGGCCACGCTCAGATCCACATGGAACACGCCCAGGATCATCAGCCGCGCTGAAAACCACGAGAAATTTCTGTCGTTGCCGCGAGGTTGCCTGAGCGACGTTGAGGCCCTGCTTACCGTCAACAAAATTGAGCTCCGCCTGGACGACGAGCGTTCAATCGGGCGCCCAATGAGCGCGAAATTCCTCGGGGTGCTTCGCCCTGATCAGCAAGAGGCACTCGAAGCCGTCACAAAGCATGATTTCGGCATGCTGATTGCGCCCACCGCATTTGGAAAGACGGTCACCGCAGCGGCTGTTATTGCCAAACGAAAGGTCAGTACCTTGGTGATTGTCCACCGCGCTGACCTGATGCGGCAATGGCAAGAGCGCCTAAGCAGCTTTGTTGGACTGGACGAGCAAAAAATTGGTTTGATCGGTGCCGGCAAGAAGAAACCGACTGGACTGCTCGACATCGCGGTCATCCAAAGCTTGGCGCGCCGCGAAGACCTACCTGAACTTCTCAGCCAATACGGGCAGGTCATAATTGATGAAGCACATCATTTGACCGCCGAGACATTCGAGGCCGTTTTAAAGCAAGCCAGTTCACGCTACGTCCTCGGGCTCAGCGCGACCCCAGTTCGCAGCAACGGGCACCACCCGATCATCTTCATGCAGTCCGGGCCCGTCAGGCATATCGCCAAGCGTCCGGCACACGTCCCGGACCAATTGACGGTTCGGGTCCGGCATCTTCCAACGCCGTCAATTCCGTCGCATGCCAGCATTCAAGAGGTCATCCGGCTGTTGGCTGAGGACGACGATCGAAACGCACACATTGTCGCCGACGCGATCAGTGCATTAAAAAACGGACGGAAAGTGTTATTGCTGACAAAACGGACAGAACACCTTGACCTGTTACACGCGCACTTGTTGAACGTCGAATACCCTTGTTTCATGCTGCACGGCCGCATGAAGGTAAAAGAGCGCAAGGCGATAGTCAAGGCCCTGGCGGAGTTGCCGGAGGGCGTACCGCATATACTGCTAGCCAGCGCCCAGTTGGTCGGCGAGGGCTTCGACCATGCGCCATTGGACACGTTAATTCTGACACTGCCGATCTCATGGGCAGGGACACTGCAACAATATGCCGGCCGTCTGCATCGTGACCATGCGAACAAAACCGACATCCTGATTTATGATTATGTAGAGCTGGATCATCCGCAGCTCTACAGGATGTGGGAAAAGCGACAGAGGGGTTACCGAGCGATGGGCTACCGGGTAGATTCGGATCAACAGCAATTTCGACTTGGACCACTATGA
- a CDS encoding zinc-binding dehydrogenase, whose product MVIDTVGGVNLDRSFVAAATYGRVAVTAARSTHDLSPLHAKSLSLHVIFMLLPMLRDVGRERHGNILRSIAELVEQGKLKPLLDKNNFSLAQVPDAHRHLESGNAIGKVVIDIE is encoded by the coding sequence GTGGTCATCGACACCGTTGGTGGCGTTAATCTGGACCGTAGCTTTGTGGCAGCAGCTACATACGGCCGTGTCGCAGTAACTGCCGCTCGTAGCACTCATGACCTTTCTCCATTGCACGCAAAATCGCTATCGCTGCATGTAATCTTCATGTTGCTGCCGATGTTGCGGGACGTCGGGCGAGAAAGGCACGGCAATATTCTGCGCTCGATCGCTGAGCTTGTCGAACAGGGAAAACTCAAGCCTCTGCTCGACAAAAACAATTTCAGCCTGGCTCAGGTGCCGGACGCCCATAGACATCTCGAATCAGGTAACGCAATCGGAAAGGTCGTCATTGACATCGAATGA
- a CDS encoding helix-turn-helix domain-containing protein, with translation MHLMHIMLSILRNVKYKEKFLIYGIMLPILCILAICLFKQAFILNDMTTLLQIGQSLRTERVHQKKPKTKLAKASGVHRNTLAGLEAGTANVELNTLIALCNQLGLDVVLVRKEVANMVPTDGELQSSALSRILSSRLRRTTLTGDS, from the coding sequence ATGCATTTAATGCATATTATGTTGAGCATATTGAGGAATGTTAAGTATAAAGAGAAATTTTTAATTTACGGCATAATGCTGCCTATACTGTGCATATTGGCTATATGCCTGTTTAAACAAGCATTCATTTTAAATGACATGACAACCCTCCTTCAAATCGGTCAGAGCCTGCGCACAGAGCGAGTGCACCAGAAGAAACCCAAGACGAAATTGGCCAAAGCCAGTGGCGTTCACCGGAACACGCTCGCGGGATTGGAAGCCGGCACCGCTAACGTAGAACTGAACACGTTGATTGCCCTATGCAACCAACTTGGTTTAGACGTCGTCCTGGTCAGAAAAGAAGTAGCAAATATGGTGCCGACGGATGGAGAACTGCAAAGCTCAGCCTTGAGTAGAATTCTGTCCAGTAGGCTACGACGTACAACTCTCACTGGAGATTCGTAA
- a CDS encoding sugar diacid recognition domain-containing protein, translating to MAEQIVAEATRVLLFDINVMDETGSILASTDLSRVGSLHRGAQIALSNGSDLEVDKAMAKRIPKVKPGVNMPIFVDGEVWGAIGITGAPEEVRQYGKLLQVLAQMILEREALTTELRRNQRHREDLVLHLINAQGSFSATELENMANRFGVDFSAFWFVLVCDFLHPKTVLNEALEDIARAQWKLSQHIPQCLSARTSHSELIILDQISISATDHCMAEIARERLFSITNLIDSSGKLPLTVSIGVGLSGITAFNHSWKSALATMQAGIARRSNLRERCFSFYEHRLFSALSTWAGTWQATEVMRPLEILKAQDRARIELLPTLKAWYRHGGQPNKTAEELRIHRNTLDKRLKRVNELCRINLSSTEDYVSMYIALQLDAP from the coding sequence TTGGCGGAACAAATTGTTGCGGAAGCGACGAGGGTCCTGCTGTTCGATATCAATGTGATGGACGAAACCGGATCCATCTTGGCCAGTACCGACCTAAGCCGCGTCGGCTCCCTTCATCGCGGTGCCCAGATTGCGCTCAGCAACGGAAGCGACCTGGAAGTAGATAAGGCGATGGCCAAGCGGATTCCAAAGGTAAAACCTGGCGTCAACATGCCCATTTTCGTTGATGGCGAAGTTTGGGGCGCTATCGGAATTACAGGTGCGCCAGAAGAGGTTCGCCAGTATGGAAAACTGCTGCAAGTACTCGCACAAATGATCTTGGAGCGAGAAGCATTGACTACAGAACTTCGCCGTAATCAAAGACATCGAGAAGACTTAGTTCTTCATTTGATCAATGCACAAGGGTCCTTCTCTGCCACCGAATTAGAGAACATGGCCAATAGATTTGGGGTGGATTTTTCAGCATTTTGGTTTGTTCTCGTTTGTGATTTCCTCCACCCTAAAACTGTTCTAAACGAAGCTCTGGAGGATATTGCACGTGCTCAATGGAAACTGAGTCAGCATATCCCGCAATGCCTTTCGGCACGCACATCTCACAGCGAATTAATTATCCTCGACCAGATCTCCATTTCAGCGACGGATCATTGCATGGCCGAGATAGCGCGTGAAAGACTATTTTCCATCACGAACCTCATTGATTCCAGCGGCAAACTCCCACTCACAGTATCCATAGGAGTTGGCCTTAGCGGCATCACTGCGTTCAATCATTCCTGGAAAAGCGCGCTGGCGACCATGCAGGCCGGCATTGCCAGAAGGTCAAACCTGCGCGAGCGCTGTTTTTCTTTCTACGAACATCGCCTCTTTTCCGCTCTCTCTACCTGGGCCGGAACCTGGCAAGCCACCGAAGTGATGCGCCCTTTAGAAATTTTAAAAGCGCAAGATCGTGCCAGGATCGAACTTCTACCAACTTTAAAGGCGTGGTATCGCCATGGCGGTCAGCCTAACAAAACAGCTGAAGAATTAAGAATCCACCGTAATACACTGGACAAGCGACTCAAGCGAGTCAATGAATTGTGCCGCATCAACCTGTCTAGCACCGAAGACTATGTGTCGATGTACATAGCTTTGCAACTGGACGCCCCTTAG
- a CDS encoding tetratricopeptide repeat-containing glycosyltransferase family protein, translated as MAEAEAAFRRVLELQPDFAKAHNNLGNLFLQTGRFAEAEGSLRLALLHHPDFVEAHCNLGILLQETGQFAEAELSLRHALELNPDYTKALYNLGNLLYQTRRLSEAEIAFRAVPEQSPDFSSAYNNLGNLLNEARRFAESESVLRRALELDPHLAEAHYNLGNLFFETTRLAEAEAAYRRTLELKPDFVKAHGNLGKLFHETNRFSEAEASYRNALAWNSDYAEASYGLSLLLLATGRYAEAWPHHESRYSPNRTSQDVVLPRLPFPQWHGECLTGKSLLLLPEQGFGDQIQFSRYASVLKQRGASRITLVCAPALKSLLETIEGVDAVLTETETIPVHDYWSLLMSVPPHVGTTLETIPNRLPYLHANPERVTAWRLRLPSQHLKVGLVWSGNPRIGDFTANAIDQRRSMHVRQFVPLLQLPGITFVSLQKGGPAHAQLEELPENLRPLDLMADVRDFGDTAAIIQNLDLVITVDTSVAHLAGALNRPVWVLSRFDSCWRWLEEREDSPWYPGAMRLLRQTSPGDWETPVANVRSSLLLRLEQK; from the coding sequence ATAGCGGAGGCGGAAGCTGCCTTTCGTCGTGTGCTGGAATTGCAGCCCGATTTCGCAAAAGCGCACAACAACCTGGGCAATCTGTTTCTCCAGACCGGCAGGTTTGCCGAAGCCGAAGGCAGCTTGCGCCTTGCGCTGCTGCATCACCCCGATTTCGTCGAGGCGCACTGCAATCTCGGCATTCTGCTCCAGGAAACCGGACAGTTTGCCGAAGCGGAATTGAGTTTGCGCCACGCGCTGGAACTCAACCCCGATTACACAAAGGCCCTTTACAATCTCGGCAACCTGCTCTACCAGACCAGGCGGCTTTCCGAGGCTGAAATCGCCTTTCGCGCCGTACCGGAGCAGAGCCCCGACTTTTCAAGCGCATACAACAATCTGGGCAACCTGCTCAACGAAGCCAGAAGATTTGCCGAATCGGAAAGCGTCCTGCGACGCGCCCTTGAGCTTGATCCGCATTTGGCGGAGGCGCATTACAACCTGGGCAACCTGTTCTTCGAAACCACACGGCTCGCCGAAGCGGAAGCCGCCTACCGCCGCACGCTAGAACTGAAACCTGATTTCGTGAAGGCACATGGCAATCTCGGAAAACTATTCCATGAAACCAATCGGTTTTCGGAAGCAGAAGCTTCCTACCGCAATGCATTGGCGTGGAATTCGGATTACGCGGAAGCCAGCTATGGCTTGAGCCTGTTGCTGCTTGCCACCGGCCGCTATGCGGAAGCCTGGCCCCATCATGAATCGCGCTACAGCCCGAACCGAACAAGCCAGGACGTTGTTCTCCCTCGCCTGCCATTCCCCCAATGGCATGGAGAATGCTTGACCGGAAAGTCGTTGCTGCTTTTGCCGGAACAGGGGTTTGGCGACCAGATCCAGTTTTCCCGGTATGCCTCCGTGCTCAAGCAACGCGGCGCCTCCCGCATTACCCTGGTTTGCGCCCCGGCACTCAAGTCCTTGCTGGAAACAATCGAAGGCGTGGACGCCGTACTCACCGAAACCGAGACCATACCCGTGCATGACTATTGGTCGCTGTTGATGAGTGTGCCGCCGCACGTCGGCACCACTCTTGAAACGATTCCCAATCGATTGCCGTACCTGCATGCCAACCCCGAGCGGGTAACCGCGTGGCGGCTGCGACTACCTTCGCAACATCTGAAAGTGGGTCTGGTCTGGTCCGGCAATCCGCGCATCGGCGACTTCACCGCCAATGCCATCGACCAGCGACGTTCGATGCATGTGCGGCAGTTCGTGCCGTTGCTGCAACTGCCGGGCATCACGTTCGTCAGTTTGCAAAAGGGCGGGCCGGCGCATGCGCAGCTGGAAGAGTTGCCCGAGAATTTACGTCCTCTGGACTTGATGGCCGATGTTCGGGACTTCGGCGATACGGCGGCCATCATTCAGAATCTCGATCTGGTGATCACCGTCGATACCTCAGTCGCGCATCTGGCCGGCGCCCTGAATAGGCCGGTCTGGGTGCTGTCAAGGTTCGACAGTTGCTGGCGATGGCTGGAAGAGCGCGAAGATTCACCATGGTATCCCGGCGCCATGCGCTTGCTCCGGCAAACGTCTCCCGGTGATTGGGAAACGCCTGTGGCCAATGTCCGTAGCAGCTTGCTGCTGCGCCTGGAACAGAAGTAG
- a CDS encoding enoyl-CoA hydratase/isomerase family protein: MAAVNGFALGAGAEMAISADFIVMRDDGQIGLPEVSIRTHAGGTSILPRLVGLGKARELIFLGSRINGVEAKRIGLAHDSSPDEAF; encoded by the coding sequence ATCGCCGCGGTGAACGGCTTCGCGTTAGGTGCAGGAGCGGAGATGGCGATCTCGGCCGACTTTATTGTGATGCGAGACGACGGCCAGATAGGGTTGCCTGAAGTAAGCATCAGAACCCATGCGGGGGGGACGTCAATCCTGCCGCGGTTGGTTGGACTGGGCAAAGCACGTGAACTGATTTTCCTGGGAAGTCGTATCAACGGAGTGGAAGCCAAGCGCATCGGGCTTGCACATGACAGCTCACCAGACGAGGCATTCTAG
- a CDS encoding TOTE conflict system archaeo-eukaryotic primase domain-containing protein yields the protein MSKTEAELIQLRAENVALKALLAQHGIAMPQQFIPADTGDSTLQSNGNELSPDAKVKLFRRLFRGREDIYPVRWISKTTGKPGYSPQCANKWRPGICKLPTIKCSECSHSLYSPVTDFVIRQHLRGEITAGVYPLLVDNRCHFLAIDFDDADWREDARAVLQTCLDNDLPAALEISRSGSGAHLWLFFANATPARDVRRLGAALISATCARTRQLALKSYDRLFPNQDTMPKGGFGNLIALPLQKEPRDLGRSVFVDANMQQLPDQWAFLEISNRFRKAVSKRQ from the coding sequence ATGTCAAAGACCGAAGCCGAACTCATCCAGTTACGTGCGGAAAATGTCGCTCTGAAGGCCCTTCTTGCGCAGCATGGCATTGCGATGCCGCAACAATTCATCCCCGCCGACACCGGCGATTCAACGCTGCAATCCAACGGCAACGAATTATCTCCCGATGCAAAGGTCAAGCTCTTCCGACGGCTCTTTCGTGGGAGGGAGGATATCTATCCAGTCCGCTGGATAAGCAAGACAACGGGAAAGCCTGGGTATTCGCCCCAATGCGCCAACAAATGGCGGCCGGGTATTTGCAAATTGCCCACCATAAAATGCAGCGAGTGCAGTCATAGCCTCTATTCGCCCGTTACCGACTTCGTCATTCGCCAACATCTCAGAGGGGAGATCACTGCCGGCGTGTATCCATTGCTCGTCGACAACCGATGTCATTTTCTTGCCATCGATTTTGATGACGCGGACTGGCGCGAAGATGCCCGTGCGGTTCTGCAAACTTGCCTCGACAATGATCTCCCCGCAGCATTGGAAATCTCGCGCTCCGGCTCGGGCGCGCATCTTTGGCTTTTTTTTGCGAACGCGACGCCGGCACGAGATGTGCGGCGCCTTGGGGCAGCGCTGATCAGCGCGACCTGTGCCCGTACCCGGCAATTGGCTCTTAAATCGTATGACCGCCTCTTCCCCAATCAAGACACCATGCCGAAAGGTGGATTTGGCAACCTGATCGCCCTGCCGTTGCAAAAGGAACCCCGTGACCTTGGACGCAGCGTCTTTGTCGATGCGAATATGCAACAGCTTCCCGATCAATGGGCGTTTCTGGAAATATCAAACCGCTTCCGCAAAGCCGTATCGAAACGGCAATGA
- a CDS encoding metallophosphoesterase family protein — protein sequence MGRIFFCGDVHGRFQHVIEAVKAHRPAAVVFLGDLQSPQALDDVLAEILDLTDIWWIHGNHDTDSDADYDHLFGSTLADRNLHGRVVEIAGVFVAGLGGIFRGQVWAPPGQFAFETPEDFTARCGKGNLWRGGLPRKHRSSIFPSDYFRLAGERADILVTHEAPSCHPHGFVQIDELARSLGVRATFHGHHHDRLDYSSHRERLGFDAVGVGFCGITDEDGRVIYEHTISSQKRKSMRTSGA from the coding sequence ATGGGACGAATTTTCTTCTGCGGCGATGTACACGGCCGCTTTCAACATGTAATTGAAGCCGTCAAGGCGCATAGGCCGGCGGCTGTAGTGTTCTTGGGCGACCTACAGTCCCCGCAGGCGTTAGACGACGTGCTGGCAGAAATCCTCGATTTGACCGACATTTGGTGGATTCACGGCAATCACGATACCGATAGCGATGCCGATTACGATCACCTTTTCGGCTCGACGCTGGCCGATCGCAACTTACATGGCCGCGTTGTAGAAATTGCCGGCGTGTTTGTCGCAGGCCTTGGCGGCATCTTTCGCGGACAAGTATGGGCACCGCCAGGGCAATTCGCATTCGAGACGCCGGAGGATTTCACCGCTCGATGCGGTAAAGGCAATTTGTGGCGAGGTGGATTGCCGCGAAAGCATCGCAGCTCGATTTTCCCCAGTGACTATTTCAGGCTGGCGGGTGAGCGCGCGGATATCCTTGTGACGCATGAAGCACCGAGTTGCCACCCCCACGGCTTCGTGCAAATCGACGAACTGGCGCGCAGCTTGGGTGTACGTGCGACCTTCCACGGCCACCACCATGACCGCCTGGATTACAGCAGCCACCGCGAGCGCTTGGGATTTGATGCCGTCGGCGTTGGATTCTGCGGTATCACCGACGAAGACGGTCGCGTAATCTATGAACACACAATTTCCTCTCAAAAGAGGAAGTCGATGCGTACGTCCGGCGCCTGA
- a CDS encoding MFS transporter: MSRAEVKASASLASIFALRMLGLFLILPVFAVHAKTLPGGDNATLVGLAMGIYGLAQSFGQIPFGVASDKYGRKKIIVIGLLLFALGSFIAAGADNIYWVIIGRAIQGAGAISAAVTAFIADSTREEHRTKAMALVGGSIGLTFALSLIVSPLLYEWIGMGGIFGLTGALSLAAIAVVLWLVPSAPLVKAKRVAWSEILRNGQLMRLNYGVFALHMTQMAMFVVMPAALVKYAGLPVESHWKIYLPVVLASFALMLPPVFVGEKQGKMKQVLVAAVALLLIVQLGLLLTFSLEIIRWQWLVVLLLGFFIAFNVLEASQPSLVSRIAPPAAKGAALGVYNTMQALGLFCGGAVGGLLKQHVGAPSVFILGAAATLCWLIIASSMKNLPRRGQTSTTAAAA, encoded by the coding sequence ATGAGCCGCGCCGAAGTCAAGGCGAGCGCGTCGCTGGCTTCGATCTTTGCCTTGCGCATGCTGGGCCTGTTCCTCATCCTGCCAGTGTTCGCAGTGCACGCCAAGACCTTGCCCGGCGGCGACAATGCCACCCTGGTCGGGCTGGCCATGGGTATCTATGGACTGGCGCAGTCGTTCGGGCAGATCCCGTTCGGCGTCGCTTCCGACAAATACGGCCGCAAGAAGATCATCGTCATCGGCTTGCTGCTGTTTGCGTTGGGATCGTTCATTGCGGCCGGCGCCGACAACATCTATTGGGTCATCATCGGCCGCGCGATCCAGGGCGCAGGCGCCATCTCGGCCGCTGTCACCGCCTTCATCGCCGATTCCACCCGGGAGGAACATCGGACCAAGGCGATGGCGCTGGTCGGCGGTTCGATCGGCTTGACCTTCGCCCTGTCGCTGATCGTTTCGCCGTTACTGTATGAATGGATCGGCATGGGCGGCATCTTCGGCCTGACCGGTGCCTTGTCGCTGGCCGCGATTGCGGTGGTGTTGTGGCTGGTGCCGTCGGCGCCGCTGGTCAAGGCCAAGCGCGTAGCGTGGTCGGAAATACTGCGTAACGGGCAATTGATGCGTCTCAATTACGGCGTATTTGCGCTGCACATGACGCAGATGGCGATGTTCGTGGTGATGCCTGCGGCGCTGGTCAAATACGCCGGCTTACCGGTCGAGTCGCACTGGAAGATCTATTTGCCGGTGGTCCTGGCGTCTTTTGCGCTGATGCTGCCGCCGGTATTCGTCGGTGAGAAGCAGGGCAAAATGAAGCAGGTCCTCGTGGCGGCCGTCGCCCTGTTGTTGATCGTGCAACTTGGCCTGCTACTGACTTTTTCGCTGGAAATCATTCGCTGGCAATGGCTGGTGGTGTTGCTGCTGGGATTTTTCATTGCCTTCAATGTACTGGAGGCCAGCCAGCCGTCGCTGGTGTCGCGCATTGCGCCGCCGGCCGCCAAGGGCGCTGCCCTCGGTGTCTACAACACCATGCAGGCATTGGGTTTGTTCTGCGGCGGCGCCGTAGGAGGACTTCTTAAACAGCATGTCGGCGCGCCATCGGTTTTCATTTTAGGAGCGGCGGCAACCCTGTGCTGGCTTATAATCGCATCCAGCATGAAAAATTTACCGCGTCGCGGCCAGACATCAACCACGGCCGCAGCAGCGTAG
- a CDS encoding glycerate kinase produces the protein MKIVIAPDSFKESLSAAEAADAIRAGFSEIFPNAEFVLLPIADGGEGTVQTLLRALGGEYKNARVSDPLGRPIDAKFGITPEGVALIETAAASGLERLAPSERNPLIASSRGTGELILAALDAGLRRFVIGLGGSATNDAAIGILQVLGVRMLDSDSQDVTLKDIQRLEKIDVTGLDRRLRECQFELACDVDNPLCGPSGASVIFGPQKGATPEMVAMLDQGLAHFAAILQRDFNLHEDLIELPGGGAAGGIGATLAAILGARLRPGTEIIAEATKLAELIDGAALVITGEGRVDSQTVRGKAPAGVARIARMKDIPVIALGGSLGADADALYHAGVNAVFSAVHAPCSLDEALRDAYRNVRSSARNIAAAIRIGQSFY, from the coding sequence GTGAAAATCGTAATTGCGCCAGATTCATTCAAAGAAAGCCTTAGTGCGGCAGAAGCTGCGGATGCCATCCGAGCCGGCTTCTCCGAGATTTTCCCGAACGCAGAATTTGTCCTTCTTCCTATTGCTGATGGCGGTGAAGGTACCGTTCAGACCCTTTTACGAGCGCTAGGAGGGGAATATAAGAACGCTCGTGTCAGTGACCCGCTTGGTCGCCCCATCGATGCGAAGTTCGGTATCACGCCAGAAGGTGTCGCGCTGATAGAGACAGCAGCAGCGAGTGGACTTGAGCGGCTCGCGCCATCAGAACGCAATCCACTAATTGCCAGCAGTCGTGGTACGGGCGAGCTCATCTTGGCGGCCCTCGACGCCGGTCTGCGCCGATTCGTCATAGGTTTGGGCGGCAGTGCGACAAACGACGCGGCTATTGGAATCTTGCAGGTTCTTGGAGTCCGTATGCTGGATTCGGACAGCCAGGATGTGACTCTAAAGGACATCCAAAGATTGGAAAAAATTGATGTCACCGGTTTGGATCGCCGCCTTCGCGAATGTCAGTTCGAGCTTGCCTGCGACGTGGACAATCCGCTTTGCGGGCCAAGTGGCGCTTCCGTCATATTTGGACCGCAAAAGGGAGCTACGCCGGAAATGGTTGCGATGCTGGACCAGGGATTGGCACATTTCGCTGCTATTTTGCAGCGAGACTTTAACTTGCATGAGGATTTGATTGAGTTACCGGGCGGCGGTGCCGCCGGCGGTATCGGTGCGACCTTGGCTGCGATTCTTGGCGCTCGTCTGCGTCCAGGTACCGAAATCATCGCAGAAGCAACAAAACTAGCAGAGCTGATAGATGGCGCGGCCCTGGTCATCACCGGCGAAGGTCGGGTAGACAGCCAAACTGTGCGAGGCAAGGCACCTGCCGGGGTGGCGCGAATTGCGCGTATGAAGGATATTCCGGTCATCGCGCTGGGCGGGTCTCTCGGCGCCGATGCCGACGCCCTCTATCACGCAGGCGTTAACGCGGTTTTTAGTGCCGTCCACGCTCCATGTTCGCTCGATGAAGCGCTGCGGGATGCCTACCGGAACGTTCGGAGCAGCGCAAGAAACATTGCTGCAGCAATACGTATTGGCCAATCATTTTATTGA
- a CDS encoding D-2-hydroxyacid dehydrogenase, giving the protein MKTPKIVFLDRDTLPPNTTLKSLSFDHEFVAYPRTTADKVSERIADADFVITNKVRLDATALAQAPNLKLIAVAATGYDIIDTEACGRLGISVCNVRAYGASSVSEHAFSLIFSLRRNILAYRDAVRQGRWLDSDQFCFFDYPINDLRGSRLAIIGRGVLGMATADIGRALGMEVVFSARKDETREIDGAIPFDELLRTADIISLHCPLTAETKNLIGAPEFAKMHRRPLIINTARGGLVNEPALVEALRSGQISGAGFDVTTIEPMPANHPFVEILGIPNFILTPHIAWASTQSTQTLADQLIDNIELFAKGQPRNIVG; this is encoded by the coding sequence ATGAAGACACCGAAAATTGTATTCTTGGACAGAGACACGCTTCCACCAAATACCACGCTGAAGAGCCTCTCTTTCGACCACGAATTCGTAGCCTACCCACGCACCACTGCAGACAAAGTGTCAGAACGAATTGCCGACGCAGACTTTGTCATCACTAACAAGGTCAGACTGGATGCCACTGCACTGGCACAGGCCCCCAACCTGAAACTTATCGCTGTTGCCGCTACTGGCTATGACATCATCGACACCGAAGCATGCGGGCGTCTTGGTATCTCGGTCTGCAACGTTCGTGCGTACGGAGCATCAAGTGTCTCCGAGCACGCGTTCTCTCTGATCTTCTCTCTCCGTCGCAATATCCTGGCATATCGGGACGCAGTTCGCCAAGGCCGCTGGCTGGACTCGGATCAGTTTTGTTTTTTTGATTACCCTATCAATGACTTGCGCGGCAGCAGACTGGCGATCATCGGCCGGGGCGTCTTAGGTATGGCCACGGCCGACATCGGTAGAGCGCTCGGTATGGAGGTGGTATTTTCCGCACGCAAGGACGAAACTCGCGAAATCGACGGCGCTATTCCGTTCGATGAATTGCTACGTACTGCGGATATCATTTCCCTGCACTGCCCATTGACTGCCGAAACAAAAAACCTCATCGGCGCGCCGGAATTCGCAAAAATGCACCGGCGCCCCTTGATCATCAATACCGCCCGAGGTGGACTGGTCAACGAGCCGGCATTGGTGGAGGCCCTTCGAAGTGGGCAAATTAGCGGCGCTGGCTTCGATGTCACAACCATCGAACCAATGCCCGCGAATCATCCTTTCGTTGAAATTCTCGGGATACCCAATTTCATCCTGACGCCGCATATTGCGTGGGCCAGTACCCAGTCGACGCAAACTCTGGCGGACCAGCTAATTGACAACATTGAGTTGTTCGCTAAAGGGCAACCACGGAATATCGTAGGATAG